A genomic stretch from Alloyangia pacifica includes:
- a CDS encoding GAF domain-containing sensor histidine kinase encodes MSLPQTAAAVPARRAPSGVQPGAAGVFAEAFKRMSARLSTEVEIGSALTAVAPEIATVLPFSHVDICLHDTPGWVVSFEAGIETRWSQRRTRVQYSPVRDVLQGRSAAMLSANAMEDPQQTFPGACCEPILNHRLRARINVPLRVMGRVTGTLNFSHGTEGFYGPEQVPVAQALADLLAPWFHALHGAAKASQAAQMRARAQEQAEGLRQGALELTQTLEQERQRIGMDLHDQTLADLTRILRELTGEVPLDRDLLAERVTDTIDDLRALIDTAVPTLLDLFGFAHAVRVHLERAVGAEAVEVDVEDETDGAPDRLGPTERTALFRIAQEAINNAARHAGARRILVTVSSEPQNRLRICISDDGVGIDPEVGRRSGLSHLRTRAHLIGADLEIVADAGTRVTVTLPETSA; translated from the coding sequence ATGAGTTTACCGCAGACGGCCGCGGCCGTACCCGCGCGCCGCGCGCCTTCGGGCGTGCAGCCCGGCGCCGCCGGGGTCTTTGCCGAGGCCTTCAAGCGGATGTCCGCGCGGCTCTCGACCGAGGTCGAGATCGGCTCGGCGCTCACCGCCGTCGCGCCCGAGATCGCGACCGTGTTGCCCTTCAGCCATGTCGACATCTGCCTGCACGACACGCCCGGCTGGGTGGTGAGCTTCGAGGCGGGGATCGAAACCCGCTGGTCGCAGCGCCGCACCCGCGTGCAATATTCGCCGGTGCGCGACGTGCTGCAGGGACGCAGCGCCGCGATGCTCTCGGCCAATGCCATGGAGGATCCGCAGCAGACCTTCCCCGGCGCCTGCTGCGAGCCGATCCTGAACCACCGGCTGCGCGCGCGGATCAACGTGCCGCTGCGGGTCATGGGCCGGGTCACCGGCACGCTCAATTTCTCCCATGGCACCGAGGGGTTCTACGGACCCGAGCAGGTGCCTGTGGCGCAGGCGCTGGCGGATCTGCTTGCGCCCTGGTTCCACGCTCTGCACGGTGCGGCCAAGGCCAGCCAAGCGGCGCAGATGCGCGCCCGCGCGCAGGAACAGGCCGAGGGGCTGCGGCAGGGCGCGCTGGAGCTGACCCAGACGCTCGAGCAAGAGCGCCAGCGCATCGGCATGGACCTGCACGACCAGACGCTCGCCGACCTCACCCGCATCCTGCGCGAGCTGACCGGCGAGGTGCCGCTCGACCGCGACCTGCTGGCCGAGCGCGTGACCGACACGATCGACGACCTGCGCGCGCTGATCGACACCGCCGTCCCCACCCTGCTCGATCTTTTCGGCTTCGCCCACGCGGTCCGGGTGCATCTTGAACGCGCCGTTGGCGCCGAGGCCGTCGAGGTGGATGTCGAGGACGAGACCGATGGCGCCCCCGACCGTCTCGGCCCCACCGAGCGCACGGCGCTCTTCCGTATCGCGCAGGAGGCGATCAACAACGCCGCCCGCCACGCTGGCGCTCGGCGCATTCTCGTCACCGTCAGCTCCGAGCCGCAGAACCGTCTGCGCATCTGCATCAGCGACGATGGCGTCGGCATCGACCCAGAGGTCGGCCGCCGCTCGGGCCTGTCGCACCTGCGCACCCGCGCCCACCTGATCGGCGCGGATCTCGAAATCGTGGCGGATGCGGGCACCCGCGTCACCGTCACCCTTCCCGAAACCTCCGCATGA
- a CDS encoding ABC transporter permease — protein MKLFAKYRILLPVVSLAVLLAATFYMQPRAMSYFGINLLFNLAVPIALATIAQMMIIMVNDIDLSLGAFVSLVACVTATILNDSPMLGVLILLALVLCYAALGAVIHALDLPAIVVTLGMSFVWGGLALFILPSPGGESPGWLRTLMTVKPPYIPMAVCASVLIALVTHLVVIRSGIGTVLRGVGGNARSVERAGWPVVRLKALAYGLAGLFGVFAGMALVGLTTSADANIALRYTLLSIAGVILGGGEFTGGKVSPVGAVIGALTLTLAASFLSFLRLSPDWQIGAQGAILILVLTARLLFTRRDAQA, from the coding sequence GTGAAGCTCTTCGCGAAATACCGGATCCTGCTGCCCGTGGTCTCGCTGGCGGTGCTGCTGGCGGCGACCTTCTACATGCAGCCGCGGGCGATGAGCTACTTCGGCATCAACCTGCTGTTCAACCTCGCGGTGCCGATCGCGCTGGCGACCATCGCGCAGATGATGATCATCATGGTCAACGACATCGACCTGTCGCTCGGGGCCTTCGTCTCGCTGGTGGCCTGCGTGACGGCGACCATCCTCAACGACAGTCCCATGCTCGGCGTGCTGATCCTGCTGGCGCTGGTGCTGTGCTACGCCGCTCTTGGTGCGGTGATCCATGCGCTCGATCTGCCGGCCATTGTGGTGACGCTGGGCATGTCCTTCGTCTGGGGCGGGCTGGCGCTCTTCATCCTGCCCAGCCCCGGCGGCGAGAGCCCTGGCTGGCTGCGCACCCTGATGACCGTCAAGCCGCCCTACATTCCCATGGCCGTCTGCGCCTCGGTGCTCATCGCCCTGGTGACGCATCTCGTGGTGATCCGCTCCGGCATCGGCACGGTGCTGCGCGGCGTCGGCGGCAATGCCCGTTCGGTCGAGCGCGCGGGCTGGCCGGTGGTTCGGCTCAAGGCGCTGGCCTATGGCCTTGCGGGGCTCTTCGGGGTGTTTGCGGGCATGGCGCTGGTGGGGCTCACCACCTCGGCCGATGCCAATATCGCGCTGCGCTACACTCTGCTCAGCATCGCGGGGGTGATCCTCGGCGGCGGCGAGTTCACCGGTGGCAAGGTGAGCCCGGTGGGGGCAGTGATCGGTGCGCTGACGCTGACGCTCGCGGCCTCCTTCCTGAGCTTCCTGCGGCTCTCGCCCGATTGGCAGATCGGCGCGCAGGGGGCGATCCTGATCCTAGTCCTGACGGCGCGGCTGCTCTTCACCCGCCGCGACGCGCAGGCATGA
- a CDS encoding SMP-30/gluconolactonase/LRE family protein: protein MIRTPEHLEIHDERFRNLVHPMGKLEQLCTGFTWTEGPVWFGDRNALIFSEIPSQTLYQWTEGQGLSVYRAQSQFNNGNTRDPWGRLVGCRHGARDVVRTEYDGSLTVLAAEYDGKRLNSPNDVVASSDGAVWFTDPTYGIISNFEGNRAEPEQPARHVFRIPPEGGAPVPVISDFAQPNGLCFSPDESILYVAESGSSHDDTVPPVIRKYAVDGDALTPLGDFATLDCGLPDGMRCDALGNLWSSAGDGVHCFAPDGTLLGKIFVPEVVANLCFGGPDGQRMYITATSSVYRVFVDVKGAEPWTRSGR from the coding sequence ATGATCCGCACACCCGAGCATCTGGAAATCCATGACGAAAGGTTCCGCAACCTCGTGCACCCGATGGGCAAGCTCGAGCAGCTCTGCACCGGTTTCACCTGGACCGAAGGGCCGGTCTGGTTCGGCGATCGGAACGCGCTGATCTTCTCGGAGATCCCCTCGCAGACGCTGTACCAGTGGACCGAAGGGCAGGGGCTCAGCGTCTACCGCGCGCAAAGCCAGTTCAACAACGGCAATACGCGAGATCCCTGGGGACGGCTGGTGGGATGTCGCCACGGCGCGCGCGACGTGGTTCGGACCGAATACGATGGGTCGCTGACCGTGCTGGCCGCCGAGTACGACGGAAAGCGGCTCAACTCCCCCAACGACGTGGTGGCAAGCTCTGACGGCGCCGTGTGGTTCACCGATCCCACATACGGCATCATCTCCAATTTCGAGGGCAACCGCGCCGAGCCGGAGCAACCCGCCCGCCACGTCTTCCGCATCCCGCCCGAGGGTGGCGCACCGGTGCCGGTGATCTCGGATTTCGCCCAGCCGAACGGGCTCTGCTTCTCGCCGGACGAGTCGATCCTCTACGTCGCTGAGAGCGGATCGAGCCATGACGACACCGTGCCCCCGGTCATCCGCAAGTACGCCGTCGACGGCGACGCGCTTACACCGCTGGGAGATTTCGCCACGCTCGATTGCGGCTTGCCGGACGGGATGCGCTGCGATGCGCTCGGCAACCTCTGGTCGTCTGCCGGGGACGGGGTGCACTGCTTTGCCCCGGACGGCACGCTGCTGGGCAAGATCTTCGTGCCCGAGGTGGTGGCCAACCTCTGCTTCGGAGGGCCGGACGGGCAGCGCATGTATATCACCGCGACCAGTTCGGTGTACCGCGTCTTTGTCGATGTAAAGGGCGCGGAGCCCTGGACCCGCAGCGGCCGCTGA
- a CDS encoding response regulator, which translates to MKVLLVEDDQFHASYLQDALAEALPEVTEMLHATDGAAGEAEARAARIEAVVMDLQMDGRNGIEAARAIWAERPGTRILFWSNYSDEAYLRGISRIVPEDSAYGYVLKTATRERLKLALRAVLLEGQIMVDREIHRLQRRSASPRNALDDSEYAVLLDLALGLQDKLIAERRGMSLRTVQNRLLSLYDKLGVDGEDIGPALNKRVKALSRAFTTRTLNVETLESAQRDYERWLAGRARSVH; encoded by the coding sequence ATGAAAGTCCTGCTTGTCGAGGATGACCAGTTCCACGCCTCCTACCTCCAGGACGCCCTCGCCGAGGCGCTGCCCGAGGTGACCGAAATGCTCCACGCCACCGACGGGGCGGCGGGCGAGGCCGAGGCCCGCGCCGCCCGCATCGAGGCGGTGGTGATGGACCTGCAGATGGATGGCCGCAATGGCATCGAGGCGGCCCGCGCGATCTGGGCCGAGCGGCCGGGCACGCGCATCCTCTTCTGGTCGAATTACTCCGACGAGGCCTACCTGCGCGGCATCTCCCGCATCGTGCCCGAGGACAGCGCCTATGGCTACGTGCTCAAGACCGCCACCCGCGAGCGGCTGAAACTTGCGCTGCGCGCGGTGCTGCTGGAGGGCCAGATCATGGTGGACCGCGAAATCCACCGCCTGCAGCGGCGTAGCGCCTCGCCGCGCAACGCGCTCGACGACAGCGAATACGCGGTTCTGCTGGATCTGGCGCTGGGGCTGCAAGACAAGCTCATCGCCGAGCGCCGCGGCATGTCCTTGCGCACCGTGCAGAACCGGCTGCTGTCGCTCTACGACAAGCTCGGCGTGGACGGCGAGGACATTGGCCCCGCGCTCAACAAGCGGGTGAAGGCGCTGTCGCGCGCCTTCACAACCCGCACGCTGAACGTCGAGACGCTGGAGAGCGCGCAGCGCGACTACGAACGCTGGCTGGCGGGGCGGGCAAGGTCGGTGCACTAG
- a CDS encoding ABC transporter substrate-binding protein, with protein sequence MTKTMMLLGAAGLAMAAGGAFADTSGKRIALSNNYAGNSWRQAMLQTFEEVGAKAVEEGVVAAADAYTTSENQATEQAAQIQNMILQGYDAIILNAASPTALNGAVEEACNAGVTVVSFDGIVTAPCAWRIAVDFKAMGKEQVDYLASRLPEGGNLLEIRGLAGVFVDDEIHAGIEEGVSENDQFEIVGSVHGDWAQDVAQKAVAGVLPSLPDVVGVVTQGGDGYGAAQAFKAAGRDTPLIVLGNRQDEMQWWADQRDANGYETLSLSIAPGVASLAFWVAQQILDGAEVPKDLTVPFLKVTQDTLDEALESTPEGSVANTVYSLDDAKGVISEAM encoded by the coding sequence ATGACCAAGACAATGATGCTGCTCGGCGCGGCGGGGCTTGCCATGGCGGCAGGCGGCGCATTCGCCGACACCTCGGGCAAGCGCATCGCGCTGTCCAACAACTACGCGGGCAACTCGTGGCGGCAGGCCATGCTGCAGACCTTCGAGGAGGTCGGCGCCAAGGCGGTCGAGGAGGGCGTCGTCGCTGCGGCGGATGCCTATACGACCTCCGAGAACCAGGCCACGGAGCAGGCCGCGCAGATCCAGAACATGATCCTGCAGGGCTATGACGCGATCATCCTGAACGCGGCCTCGCCGACGGCTCTGAACGGCGCCGTCGAGGAAGCCTGCAACGCGGGCGTGACCGTGGTCAGCTTCGACGGCATCGTCACCGCGCCCTGCGCCTGGCGCATCGCGGTGGACTTCAAGGCGATGGGCAAGGAACAGGTGGACTATCTTGCTTCCCGTCTGCCCGAGGGCGGCAACCTGCTGGAGATCCGGGGCCTTGCCGGCGTCTTCGTGGATGACGAGATCCACGCGGGCATCGAGGAAGGCGTGAGCGAGAACGACCAGTTCGAGATCGTCGGCTCGGTGCACGGGGACTGGGCGCAGGACGTGGCGCAAAAGGCCGTGGCGGGCGTGCTGCCTTCACTGCCCGACGTGGTTGGCGTGGTGACCCAGGGCGGCGACGGCTACGGCGCGGCGCAGGCCTTCAAGGCCGCGGGCCGCGACACCCCGCTGATCGTGCTCGGCAACCGCCAGGACGAGATGCAATGGTGGGCCGACCAGCGCGACGCCAACGGCTATGAGACGCTCTCGCTTTCGATCGCGCCGGGCGTGGCCTCGCTGGCCTTCTGGGTGGCGCAGCAGATCCTCGACGGGGCCGAGGTGCCCAAGGATCTGACCGTGCCCTTCCTGAAGGTGACGCAGGACACGCTGGACGAGGCGCTGGAGAGCACGCCCGAGGGGTCTGTCGCCAATACCGTCTATTCGCTCGACGACGCCAAGGGCGTGATCTCCGAGGCGATGTAA
- a CDS encoding type 1 glutamine amidotransferase domain-containing protein → MTAIDKAKILIIATNGFEQSELEFPRDQLRVKGAEVHVATLDGKAIKGWEGSDWGREAEADAKVSEINSHDYDALVIPGGQINPDLLRVEPAVINLVKDFYNEGKVIAAVCHGPWVLVEAGIVKGREVTSYHSIKTDVINAGGTWVDEPVACDKGIVTSRKPDDLKDFVAKIVEEIEEGQHNRTAA, encoded by the coding sequence ATGACTGCCATCGACAAAGCCAAGATCCTGATCATTGCCACCAACGGTTTCGAACAGTCCGAACTGGAGTTTCCCCGCGACCAGCTGCGCGTGAAGGGAGCCGAGGTCCATGTCGCCACGCTGGATGGCAAGGCAATCAAGGGCTGGGAGGGTTCTGACTGGGGCCGCGAGGCCGAGGCGGATGCCAAGGTCTCGGAGATCAACTCGCATGACTACGATGCGCTGGTGATCCCGGGCGGACAGATCAACCCCGATCTGTTGCGGGTCGAGCCTGCAGTGATTAACCTGGTGAAGGATTTCTATAATGAAGGCAAGGTGATCGCCGCCGTATGCCACGGACCCTGGGTGCTGGTCGAGGCGGGTATCGTCAAGGGCCGCGAGGTGACCTCGTACCACTCGATAAAGACCGACGTCATCAACGCAGGCGGCACCTGGGTGGACGAGCCCGTGGCCTGTGACAAGGGCATCGTCACCAGCCGCAAGCCGGACGACCTCAAGGATTTCGTGGCGAAAATCGTCGAGGAAATCGAGGAAGGTCAGCACAACCGTACGGCCGCATAA
- a CDS encoding sugar ABC transporter ATP-binding protein, which yields MSTAAHAAAPIVALTEAAKHFGPVRALDGVSLSISPGDCLGLVGHNGAGKSTLVNVVNGGLAPSAGSVDFPASGAATALAAGVRSVFQELSLCPNLTVAENLRISHSGLKGMNWRAAARAEIRAALDEVFPGHGIDADAAVDTLSIAERQMVEIAIGFAPRGTEARLVILDEPTSSLDAGIAEQLLSHIKRFCAGGGAVIFISHMLGEIFEVATRIIVMKDGKVVAERPTGDFTRQGLVDAMGHVASEAAAAQAARVQGEEVLHTPEGLRARKGEIVGLSGLAGHGQAEALARLYLGATSSWRSPRAAGMVFVAGDRGRDGVLPLWSILRNASISILPQISRRGMVDRSREAEIVAEWKKRIGIRTDDVTNPILSLSGGNQQKVLFARALASSAPVVVMDDPMRGVDVGTKQDVYAMIRAEAARGRTFLWYSTETEEVCQCDRVFVFRDGEISAELTGDQITEERILEASFEMEGA from the coding sequence ATGAGTACCGCAGCCCACGCGGCTGCGCCGATCGTCGCCCTGACAGAGGCCGCCAAGCACTTCGGTCCGGTCAGGGCGCTCGACGGCGTGAGCCTGTCCATCTCTCCCGGCGACTGCCTCGGCCTCGTCGGCCACAACGGCGCCGGGAAATCCACGCTTGTGAACGTGGTCAATGGCGGGCTCGCGCCCTCCGCCGGTTCCGTCGACTTCCCGGCCTCGGGCGCGGCGACCGCGCTTGCCGCCGGGGTGCGCTCGGTGTTCCAGGAGCTTTCGCTCTGCCCGAACCTGACGGTGGCCGAGAACCTGCGTATCTCGCATTCCGGGCTCAAGGGCATGAACTGGCGCGCCGCCGCGCGGGCCGAGATCCGCGCCGCGCTGGATGAGGTCTTTCCGGGCCATGGCATCGACGCCGACGCCGCGGTCGACACGCTCAGCATCGCCGAGCGGCAGATGGTCGAGATCGCCATCGGCTTCGCGCCGCGTGGCACCGAGGCGCGGCTGGTGATCCTCGACGAGCCGACCTCGTCGCTCGATGCCGGGATCGCCGAACAGCTGCTGAGCCACATCAAGCGGTTCTGCGCGGGAGGAGGCGCGGTGATCTTCATCTCGCACATGCTGGGCGAGATCTTCGAGGTCGCCACCCGCATCATCGTGATGAAGGACGGCAAGGTGGTGGCCGAACGCCCGACGGGGGACTTCACCCGGCAGGGGCTTGTCGACGCCATGGGCCATGTGGCGAGCGAGGCCGCAGCGGCGCAGGCCGCCCGCGTGCAGGGCGAGGAAGTGCTGCACACCCCCGAGGGCCTGCGCGCCCGCAAGGGCGAGATCGTCGGTCTGTCGGGTCTGGCCGGACACGGGCAGGCCGAGGCGCTGGCCCGGCTCTACCTCGGGGCCACCTCGTCGTGGCGCAGCCCGCGCGCGGCGGGGATGGTGTTTGTCGCCGGGGACCGGGGGCGGGACGGCGTGCTGCCGCTCTGGTCGATCCTCCGCAATGCCTCGATCTCGATCCTGCCGCAGATCTCGCGGCGGGGCATGGTCGACCGGAGCCGCGAGGCCGAGATCGTCGCCGAGTGGAAGAAACGCATCGGCATCCGCACCGATGACGTGACCAATCCCATCCTGTCGCTCTCGGGCGGCAACCAGCAAAAAGTGCTCTTCGCCCGCGCGCTCGCCTCCTCCGCCCCGGTGGTGGTGATGGACGATCCGATGCGCGGCGTCGACGTGGGCACCAAACAGGACGTCTATGCCATGATCCGCGCCGAGGCCGCCCGCGGCCGCACCTTCCTGTGGTATTCCACCGAGACAGAAGAGGTCTGCCAATGCGACCGGGTCTTCGTGTTCCGCGACGGCGAGATCTCTGCCGAGCTGACCGGCGATCAGATCACCGAGGAGCGTATCCTCGAGGCCTCCTTCGAGATGGAAGGGGCGTGA
- a CDS encoding ABC transporter permease, whose translation MKLIQKPWLWSWVAAAAAFALTVALTEGRGAGELAYAALSFGAFAAIVGLGQMLVITLGPGNVDLSIPATMTLSGTLALKAMGSDPGTALMGLGVAILVGLGTGLANFALIYLLRLPPIIATLAASLVYQSLAIWSNRGLRIKPPAGLADFATGRSFGIPNVALVGLGLSILIWLLLERSVWGRWLLASGQNLRAARLAGVPVEAVRAATYVAVTVFAAIAGYLLASFSGGAALNMGAEYLLMSIAVVVIGGTSIAGGMSNVPGVWGASLFMFLVVSMLNSYGAGAGVRMVLTGLIIIGIVIAASTRRVQR comes from the coding sequence ATGAAACTGATACAGAAACCCTGGCTCTGGTCCTGGGTCGCCGCCGCCGCAGCCTTCGCGCTCACCGTGGCACTGACCGAGGGGCGCGGCGCCGGAGAGCTCGCCTATGCCGCGCTCAGCTTTGGCGCCTTCGCCGCCATCGTCGGGCTTGGCCAGATGCTGGTGATCACGCTCGGTCCGGGCAACGTGGATCTGTCGATCCCGGCCACCATGACGCTCTCGGGCACCTTGGCACTGAAGGCCATGGGGTCTGACCCCGGCACGGCGTTGATGGGGCTTGGCGTGGCGATCCTCGTCGGCCTTGGCACAGGGCTGGCCAATTTCGCGCTGATCTACCTGCTGCGACTGCCGCCCATCATCGCCACGCTCGCCGCCTCGCTCGTCTACCAGTCGCTGGCGATCTGGTCGAACAGGGGCCTGCGCATCAAGCCGCCCGCCGGGCTGGCCGACTTCGCCACCGGTCGCAGCTTCGGGATCCCCAACGTGGCGCTGGTGGGGCTTGGCCTGTCGATCCTGATCTGGCTGCTGCTCGAGCGCTCGGTCTGGGGCCGCTGGCTGCTTGCCTCGGGGCAAAACCTGCGCGCCGCGCGGCTGGCGGGTGTGCCGGTCGAGGCGGTGCGGGCGGCCACCTATGTTGCGGTGACCGTCTTTGCCGCCATCGCCGGCTACCTGCTGGCGAGCTTCTCGGGCGGCGCGGCGCTCAACATGGGGGCCGAGTATCTTCTGATGTCGATCGCCGTGGTGGTCATCGGCGGCACCTCGATCGCCGGGGGCATGTCCAACGTTCCCGGCGTCTGGGGCGCCTCGCTTTTCATGTTTCTCGTCGTCTCCATGCTCAACTCCTATGGCGCGGGCGCCGGGGTGCGCATGGTGCTGACCGGTCTCATCATCATTGGCATCGTCATCGCCGCCAGCACGAGGAGGGTCCAGAGATGA